In Brassica rapa cultivar Chiifu-401-42 chromosome A06, CAAS_Brap_v3.01, whole genome shotgun sequence, a single window of DNA contains:
- the LOC103873766 gene encoding protein DEK produces MATETLEGKRPGVESSPAKEKEVAERKNEDELEDIKSEEEKVETQRSRERPTRERKKVELFSLSTPLRPTPAKSFSIEKGRGTLLRDIPNVAHQLSKRKADDNLILLHTILYGKKAKAQMVKKNIGQFSGFVWLEKEEEKQRARVKEKLDKCIKDKLIFFCDVLDIPISRSSIKKEEVAAKVLDFLESPKASRDVLLADREKQTKKRKSTQKKRKSAASSDTPAKRKRQTKKQDHPSDTEEGKGEDDSDSEGTKDTHDEDDAAPEEDSDHEKTEDEKDEAEDEKPSAKKISSKKIKEDSSAGTKGKDKQASAKVSKKSGEKSSKRVANSTSSPAKKQKVDHEESSKGKSKKQSVKPQANGSKNKGKGTKKGKVEPTREEMLEFVSKILKEVDFNTATLSTILKKLSDHFGVDLSHRKPEVKEVIQDAINEMTDDEVEDEDEKSEAGSDEEKEEEEKKAEAESSKEKDEEEEKAEAESNKEKDEDEEKLKD; encoded by the exons ATGGCGACCGAAACCCTAGAAGGGAAGAGACCGGGAGTCGAATCCTCCCCGGCGAAGGAGAAAGAAGTAGCGGAGAGGAAGAACGAGGATGAATTGGAAGATATAAAAAGCGAGGAGGAGAAAGTGGAGACTCAGAGGAGTAGGGAAAGGCCAACGAGGGAGAGAAAGAAGGTTGAGCTTTTCTCCCTCTCTACTCCTCTGCGCCCTACACCCGCCAAGTCCTTTTCTATTGAAAAG GGTCGTGGAACACTACTCAGGGATATTCCAAATG TGGCTCATCAACTATCCAAGCGAAAAGCTGACGACAACCTGATCTTACTACACACCATTCTGTATGGGAAGAAAGCAAAG GCACAGATGGTCAAGAAAAACATTGGTCAGTTTTCTGGCTTTGTATGGTTAGAGAAAGAG GAGGAGAAGCAAAGAGCACGAGTAAAGGAGAAACTTGACAAATGCATAAAAGACAAGTTAATCTTTTTCTGTGATGTACTTGATATACCTATAAGCAGAAGCAGCATTAAAAAG GAAGAAGTAGCTGCCAAGGTGCTTGACTTTTTGGAATCTCCCAAGGCATCACGAGATGTTTTACTTGCTGATCGAGAAAAG cAAACCAAGAAGCGCAAGAGCACACAGAAAAAGAGGAAATCTGCAGCATCTTCAGATACCCCAGCCAAG AGGAAAAGGCAAACAAAAAAGCAAGATCATCCATCTGACACAGAAGAAGGCAAGGGTGAGGATGATTCTGATTCCGAAGGCACTAAGGATAcacatgatgaagatgatgcgGCACCAGAAGAAGATAGTGACCATGAGAAAACTGAAGATGAGAAAGACGAAGCCGAAGATGAGAAGCCATCTGCTAAGAAAATCTCATCGAAGAAGATTAAAGAGGACAGCTCAGCAGGTACCAAAGGGAAAGATAAACAAGCGTCTGCCAAAGTTTCCAAGAAATCTGGTGAAAAGTCCTCCAAAAGAGTTGCTAACTCAACTTCATCCCCAGCCAAGAAGCAAAAGGTTGACCATGAGGAGTCTTCTAAAGGGAAAAGCAAGAAACAGTCAGTTAAGCCACAGGCTAATGGATCCAAAAACAAAG GGAAAGGCACTAAGAAAGGGAAAGTAGAGCCAACCAGAGAAGAGATGCTTGAATTTGTCTCCAAAATTCTCAAGGAAGTAGACTTCAACACG GCTACATTATCAACTATTCTGAAGAAGCTAA GTGACCATTTCGGTGTTGATCTCTCGCATAGAAAACCAGAGGTGAAGGAGGTTATCCAAGATGCTATAAATGAAATGACTGATGATGAAGTAGAAGACGAAGACGAAAAATCTGAGGCTGGAAGTGAcgaggagaaggaagaagaagagaaaaaagcTGAGGCTGAAAGTAGCAAAGAgaaggatgaagaagaggaaaaagCTGAGGCTGAAAGTAACAAAGAGAAGGATGAAGACGAGGAAAAGCTAAAGGATTAA
- the LOC103873767 gene encoding fatty alcohol:caffeoyl-CoA acyltransferase, with amino-acid sequence MADSFELIVTRKDPVLVSPASETPKGIHYLSNLDQNIAIIVKTFYYFKSNSRSNEESADVIKKSLSAVLVHYYPAAGRLTISPEGKIAVNCTGEGVVVVEAEANCGIEKIKDAIWEIDQPETLEKLVYDVPGARNILEIPPVVVQVTNFKCGGFVLGLGMNHNMFDGIAAMEFLNSWAETARGLPLSVPPFLDHTLLRPRTPPKIEFPHNEFEELDDISGTGKLYSDEKLVYKSFLFGPEKLEKLKIMAESKTTTFQTLTGFLWRARCQALGLKPDQRIKLLFAADGRSRFVPELPKGYSGNGIVFTYSVTTAGEVTLNPLSHTVGLVKSAVEMVTDGFMRSAIDYFEVTRARPSLTATLLITSWAKLSFHTKDFGWGEPVVSGPVGLPEKEVILFLPCGSDTKSIKVLLGLPGSAMKVFEGLMDI; translated from the exons ATGGCCGACTCATTCGAGCTCATTGTAACCAGAAAAGATCCTGTTCTCGTCTCTCCAGCCTCCGAAACTCCAAAAGGCATCCACTACCTCTCAAATCTCGACCAAAACATAGCCATCATCGTTAAAACATTCTACTACTTCAAATCAAACTCAAGATCCAACGAGGAATCCGCTGACGTCATCAAAAAGTCACTCTCCGCGGTTCTTGTTCACTACTATCCTGCCGCGGGGAGACTCACGATCAGTCCCGAAGGGAAGATCGCCGTGAACTGCACCGGAGAAGGAGTCGTGGTGGTGGAAGCAGAGGCTAATTGTGGGATAGAGAAGATAAAAGACGCTATATGGGAGATTGATCAACCGGAGACTCTTGAAAAGCTTGTTTACGACGTTCCCGGTGCCCGGAATATTCTTGAGATTCCACCGGTGGTTGTTCAG GTAACAAACTTCAAATGTGGAGGATTCGTGTTAGGCCTAGGCATGAACCACAACATGTTCGATGGTATTGCAGCAATGGAATTCCTTAACTCATGGGCCGAGACTGCTCGTGGCCTTCCACTCTCAGTCCCACCTTTCTTGGACCACACACTTCTCCGACCAAGGACACCACCAAAGATCGAGTTCCCACACAACGAGTTCGAAGAGCTTGACGACATCTCCGGCACCGGAAAACTCTACTCGGACGAGAAACTCGTGTACAAATCTTTTCTGTTTGGACCCGAAAAACTTGAGAAGCTCAAGATCATGGCAGAGTCAAAAACCACGACATTCCAAACCCTGACCGGATTTCTATGGAGAGCTCGTTGCCAAGCCTTAGGGCTTAAACCAGACCAACGTATAAAACTTCTCTTTGCTGCAGATGGACGGTCAAGATTCGTTCCGGAACTTCCTAAAGGATATTCAGGAAACGGGATTGTGTTCACTTATTCGGTTACAACAGCAGGTGAAGTGACTCTAAACCCTCTTTCTCATACAGTGGGGTTGGTCAAAAGTGCGGTTGAAATGGTAACCGACGGTTTCATGAGGTCAGCGATTGATTACTTCGAGGTGACTCGTGCTAGGCCGAGTCTAACGGCGACGCTTCTGATCACATCGTGGGCAAAACTATCGTTTCATACTAAAGATTTCGGTTGGGGTGAGCCGGTTGTGTCTGGACCGGTCGGTTTACCTGAGAAGGAAGTGATTCTGTTTCTGCCATGTGGCAGTGATACGAAGAGTATCAAAGTGTTGCTTGGACTTCCTGGTTCGGCGATGAAGGTGTTCGAAGGGCTTATGGATATTTGA
- the LOC103873768 gene encoding glutamate-1-semialdehyde 2,1-aminomutase, chloroplastic, whose amino-acid sequence MSATLTGSGTALGFSCSSKISKRVSSSPSTRCSIKMSVSVDEKKKSFTLQKSEEAFNAAKNLMPGGVNSPVRAFKSVGGQPVLIDSVKGSKMWDIDGNVYIDYVGSWGPAIIGHADDEVLAALAETMKKGTSFGAPCLLENVLAEMVISAVPSIEMVRFVNSGTEACMGVLRLARAFTNKEKFIKFEGCYHGHANAFLVKAGSGVATLGLPDSPGVPKAATSDTLTAPYNDIEAVAKLFEAHKGEISAVILEPVVGNSGFITPTPEFINGLRQLTKDNGALLIFDEVMTGFRLAYGGAQEYFGITPDLTTLGKIIGGGLPVGAYGGRRDIMEMVAPAGPMYQAGTLSGNPLAMTAGIHTLKRLKQPGTYEYLDKITKELTNGILEAGKKTGHPMCGGYISGMFGFFFAEGPVYNFADAKKSDTEKFGKFFRGMLEEGVYFAPSQFEAGFTSLAHTSEDIQFTISAAERVLGRI is encoded by the exons ATGTCGGCGACGCTAACGGGATCGGGAACTGCCTTGGGCTTTTCATGCTCCTCGAAGATCTCGAAGAGAGTCTCTTCCTCTCCGTCTACTCGCTGCAGCATCAAGATGTCAGTTTCCGTcgacgagaagaagaagagcttcACCCTTCAGAAGTCCGAGGAAGCTTTCAATGCCGCCAAG AATCTTATGCCTGGAGGTGTTAACTCCCCTGTTCGAGCCTTCAAATCCGTTGGTGGGCAACCCGTTTTGATTGATTCAGTTAAAGGCTCAAAGATGTGGGACATCGATGGTAACGTGTACATTGACTACGTTGGATCTTGGGGACCAGCTATCATCGGCCACGCTGACGACGAGGTTCTCGCGGCTCTAGCTGAGACCATGAAGAAAGGAACAAGCTTTGGCGCTCCTTGCCTCTTAGAGAATGTTCTAGCCGAGATGGTTATCTCAGCTGTTCCCAGCATTGAGATGGTTCGGTTTGTTAACTCCGGGACCGAAGCTTGTATGGGTGTGCTTCGTCTCGCCAGAGCCTTCACTAACAAAGAGAAGTTCATCAAGTTCGAAGGTTGTTATCACGGTCACGCCAACGCCTTCCTTGTGAAAGCTGGTAGTGGTGTAGCCACTTTAGGACTACCTGACTCGCCTGGTGTACCTAAAGCAGCTACTTCAGATACTCTAACGGCTCCGTACAATGATATTGAAGCTGTTGCGAAGCTCTTCGAGGCTCATAAAGGAGAGATCTCTGCGGTTATTCTCGAACCTGTTGTTGGTAACTCTGGTTTCATCACTCCTACGCCTGAGTTCATCAATGGTTTAAGGCAGCTGACTAAAGACAATGGTGCTCTTCTCATCTTTGATGAGGTCATGACTGGGTTTCGTTTAGCTTATGGTGGAGCTCAGGAGTACTTTGGAATCACTCCTGACTTGACTACTCTTGGGAAAATCATCGGTGGTGGTCTTCCCGTGGGAGCTTACGGTGGAAGACGAGATATTATGGAGATG GTTGCTCCTGCAGGACCAATGTACCAGGCTGGGACACTAAGTGGTAACCCGTTGGCAATGACGGCAGGGATTCACACGCTGAAGCGGCTTAAGCAGCCAGGGACATACGAGTATTTGGACAAGATCACCAAGGAGCTAACCAACGGGATCTTGGAAGCAGGGAAGAAAACAGGACATCCAATGTGCGGTGGTTACATAAGTGGTATGTTCGGTTTCTTTTTCGCTGAAGGTCCGGTGTACAACTTTGCTGACGCCAAGAAGAGCGATACGGAGAAGTTTGGTAAGTTTTTCAGAGGAATGTTGGAGGAAGGTGTTTACTTTGCACCGTCTCAGTTCGAGGCTGGGTTTACTAGCTTGGCTCACACTTCCGAGGATATACAGTTCACCATTTCTGCGGCCGAGAGGGTCCTCGGAAGGATCTAG